One window of the Candidatus Hydrogenedentota bacterium genome contains the following:
- a CDS encoding aldo/keto reductase codes for MKRREFMGKFAASAALAASGAAWRGAASARENISSAAVLPRRSIGASGIEVSVIGFSGIVARDNTPEAVAQVVHDAIEAGVNYFDTAASYGNSQEMLAPALKPFRKDIVLATKTRERTREGARREFEQSCAILGTDYFDLYLVHGIQHVAADVDPVFAAEGAMEYLLERRRAGQIRLLGFSAHSDAAALAALDRHPFDFFYYPVSYAPWLKAGFGPSVLAAAREKSIPCIALKALARQKWPEGTPSEKRQGKRWYEPIESREEASLALRWALSQAIVSVLPPGDERLYREALALRDNLSPITVEETERLGVLAQSMNPLFPRA; via the coding sequence ATGAAGCGTCGCGAATTCATGGGAAAATTCGCCGCGTCAGCGGCTCTCGCCGCAAGCGGCGCGGCATGGCGAGGGGCGGCGAGTGCCCGGGAGAACATTTCGTCGGCGGCTGTCTTGCCTCGGCGGTCTATCGGCGCGAGCGGGATCGAGGTCTCCGTGATCGGCTTCAGCGGCATTGTGGCGCGTGACAATACGCCGGAAGCCGTGGCGCAAGTCGTGCACGATGCGATCGAGGCGGGCGTCAACTACTTCGACACGGCGGCTTCCTATGGAAATTCGCAAGAGATGCTTGCCCCGGCGCTCAAGCCATTCCGCAAGGACATTGTCCTCGCCACGAAAACGCGCGAGCGCACGCGCGAAGGCGCGCGGCGCGAGTTCGAGCAGTCGTGCGCTATTCTCGGCACGGACTACTTCGACCTGTACCTCGTGCATGGCATTCAGCATGTGGCCGCCGATGTAGACCCCGTGTTTGCGGCGGAAGGCGCGATGGAATACCTGCTCGAACGGAGGCGGGCCGGTCAAATCCGGTTGCTGGGATTCTCCGCGCATTCAGATGCCGCGGCTCTTGCAGCCCTGGACCGCCACCCGTTCGACTTCTTCTATTACCCGGTCAGTTATGCGCCGTGGCTGAAGGCCGGCTTCGGGCCGTCCGTGCTGGCCGCGGCACGGGAGAAAAGCATCCCGTGTATTGCGCTGAAAGCGTTGGCGCGGCAGAAATGGCCGGAAGGCACGCCGTCCGAAAAACGGCAGGGCAAGCGCTGGTACGAGCCGATTGAATCGCGCGAAGAAGCCTCGCTCGCGCTAAGATGGGCGCTCAGCCAGGCGATCGTGAGCGTGCTTCCGCCCGGCGATGAGAGACTCTATCGCGAAGCCCTCGCCCTGCGCGACAATCTGTCTCCGATTACCGTGGAAGAGACGGAACGGCTGGGTGTGCTGGCGCAGAGCATGAACCCGCTGTTCCCCCGTGCGTGA
- a CDS encoding exo-alpha-sialidase: protein MMTIVCCLLAAQPEPKSDFVEKHVMVYYEPGRFGGWPANHGIWIWDNEILVGFSRGHYKDLGPDRHHIDREKPEEHCLARSLDGGETWTVEHPNGRGYLLPQGRALHGTELPGIAVPPATPCPGGVDFTHPDFAMTLRMSSVDAGPARFYYSYDRGHTWKGPFAFPDFDAQGVAARTDYIVDGPRACTVFLTAAKSNGKEGRPFCARTTDGAKTWEFLSWIGPEHDGFAIMPATVRLSENALFTVVRRRESYNRWLNAYVSHDNGASWAYLNDPVDTLGEGNPPSLVRLRDTRLCLTYGYRAAPFSICAKLSNDGGQTWSAPIVLRDDGANRDIGYCRSVQRPDGKVVTIYYFNDLKTGPERYIAATIWDPANAAESSP from the coding sequence ATGATGACAATAGTGTGTTGTTTGCTTGCCGCGCAGCCGGAGCCGAAGTCCGATTTTGTGGAAAAGCACGTCATGGTTTACTACGAGCCTGGCCGGTTCGGCGGCTGGCCCGCCAACCACGGCATCTGGATTTGGGACAACGAGATACTTGTCGGCTTCTCGCGCGGCCATTACAAGGACCTCGGCCCCGACCGGCACCACATCGACCGCGAGAAACCCGAAGAACACTGCCTCGCGCGCAGTCTGGACGGAGGCGAGACATGGACCGTCGAGCATCCGAACGGCCGCGGATACCTTCTTCCTCAAGGCCGTGCGCTGCACGGCACGGAACTTCCCGGGATAGCGGTCCCCCCCGCAACGCCCTGCCCCGGCGGCGTGGACTTCACACACCCGGATTTCGCGATGACGCTGCGCATGTCGAGCGTCGATGCGGGCCCCGCGCGCTTTTACTACTCTTATGACCGCGGACACACCTGGAAAGGGCCTTTTGCTTTCCCAGACTTCGACGCGCAGGGCGTGGCGGCGCGCACGGACTACATCGTGGACGGGCCCCGCGCATGCACGGTGTTCCTGACCGCGGCAAAGAGCAACGGCAAAGAAGGCCGGCCTTTCTGCGCCCGTACAACGGACGGCGCCAAGACGTGGGAGTTCTTGTCCTGGATTGGACCGGAGCATGACGGGTTCGCGATCATGCCTGCAACAGTACGCCTCTCGGAGAACGCATTGTTCACCGTGGTGCGCCGCCGAGAGTCGTACAACCGCTGGCTGAACGCCTATGTGTCGCATGATAACGGCGCGAGTTGGGCGTATTTGAACGACCCCGTGGACACCCTCGGGGAGGGGAACCCGCCAAGCCTGGTCAGGTTGCGGGACACACGCCTGTGCCTCACTTACGGCTACCGCGCCGCGCCATTCAGCATCTGCGCGAAATTGAGTAACGACGGCGGCCAGACCTGGAGCGCGCCCATCGTCTTGCGCGACGACGGCGCCAACCGCGACATCGGCTACTGCCGAAGCGTCCAGCGGCCCGACGGTAAAGTCGTCACCATCTATTATTTCAATGACTTGAAGACGGGGCCCGAGCGCTACATAGCCGCAACCATCTGGGACCCGGCGAACGCCGCGGAGTCCAGCCCCTGA